ACTACCCAAACAGTGTGAATGCTTTGAGAACGTAATGAACCTCTTAACTTTGGCTAtaatgtaattcaatccctctatCTTAACGATCATGGAATATATGTCAAGTcacaaattcaatcatttgcAAAAACTTGATTAACTTGCATTTATACAAGACCTAAACAATTCATTCTCAGTTATAACCTCGGCCGaagatttcaatgcagtgttaTAATTAGATCGTATAGGATATCATTATTGTACCCTACATGTATGAAAGAGACAGATATCATACTGCGCAAacgtgtaacttcgtatatgaattAACTTTGACCATTAGGTACAGAGACAGATCAATAAGCCGCTAATATGCAAACCTGTGAACCATAACTGTCCAACAAACAAGTTAATATTGTGTTttaggtctaaggattatttaaaCAAGATCAAAGCATGAACTATTAAACATTGACCACGCCAAAAGTTTCCATGTCACTAATTGTTCTATACGTGTTACGTTTAATGAACTTGTCTGCTATGAGTACATGTGTTCTAACTCAAGCATCATAATATCTAATGACTCATGACTCGTCATTACCTTAAGCATCCAATACTTAATGATGAAACTAAGAACACATCAGTATCAACAgaattattaatatccactcaatgaTCCATCAACTAAAAATGGTTTaaagattcaatctaattgTGAACCCATCATGCATATTCTTAACATTTCAAAAAAAGGTCCAGTCACAGCTGATCTAATggaatcatatatatatatatatatctttgccattaattaaataataagatTGACAACACAATTgaaatccctaacatgtaaTTATTACATGGTAATTTAGAGCTTACATCCAACAAAAACACTACACGAACAACTGTGCAATGGatcactttctttttcgttACCTTGCAACTCTTATGTATAAGTTTTCAATATTGATACTAGTCTAGCAAACGGGGATATTTTTATTACGCCTACATTAATTTCAACTTGTTGACACATGAAATTTGGTACTATTTAGACTAATTTTTAGCACACAGAGCAGTcgttaatttttaagatttggACTGCACACACTTATTAATCATCTCATTTAGCTAGTGGAGTTTATTTTTCATTAGAAGTGatagtaagaaaaaaaaggaaaaaaaaaaattaaagggtgaaaattaaaaaaaagaaaagttataaacctattgcaattgtaccagctcaatcctaatttttttaattgtcatCTAGCCAATGTTTAGTATtattagtaaataaataaataattcaaaaattattgatatattattaaaaattatccatatcagTATCGGATGTGCCACGTAGGACGGCCAGTATccatattagcaatttttagtcaaaattggtaAGATGAACTGAACTGgtataaatgcaaaaagtttattACGACttaaatagtaaaataaaaaggtttatgactgaattgatacaattataattagtttagaattttttggtaattttccttaaatctAATGTAGAGTGAAAACCGAATTTTCCACTCTCAGGGGGGACTTCATTTCCAATGAGGCGGTCGCATGAAACCTCCCTTCATTTCCTCGTCGAGATGGAACGCCATTACATTATAATTGATggcaacatcatcatcatagaaTTTGCAAACCACCCTTCATTCGATTACTCCTGAAGGGGCATGGACCTCGGTAGGAGAATAACAAAGAAGAATACGGATGCATCAAAGGGGgcaaaatagagagagagagagagagagagagagagagagagagagagagagagagagagagagagagaggaggtggagGCGTAGCCATCAACTGTAGTTCATTCACTTTCGATTCTCAGACACCTGGTAGAAATTGGGTTGCCTTAGAATTCAACAGAAATACTTGGAAATTATTCTAACAGCAGTCGGCCACGGGGAGAATGCCAATTTGGTTCCTCGTAAGTACTCAGGGAGCCACATGAATCACGGAATAGGTGCGAACGCGTTGAATCCGTCGCATGCCGTGAAACTTCCCCCTTAATCAAATACAAGAAAAACCTATCGATTTGTTACTTTGATCTGCTCTGGACTGGAAGTCAACTTGCTTTACTCCTCCACCCAAGCATGCTAACGGTGAAGGCTGTCCAATTGAGATTTTGAGGAAAATTACTTGAAAAGTTaatctattgtatttgtacCAGTTCAAtcttaatatttcaatttggctaatttacttctaagcctattgcatttataccaattcagttctaaacatttcatttgtgccaatttaattccaaacattttgataatttgtcgaTTTAATTTTCTGGCCAATTTAGGTCAAAAATTACTGATATGACAATCTAATTATGCCAACTATCTTACGTGATATAATCAACattgatatggataatttttaaaattttctgaatttttttattatttgtaacattttattctAAATGTGAGATTTTACAAGCGACAATTTTTTATCGATTAATTAGAAACTTTGCATCATTTCAGCGCCAACATCAGGAATTAGGGAGTATCCTCGTGTTAGTGTGGTTATGATAATTAATAAAACGACCTTATCAACTAGAAAAGGTGAGGTGACGGCATTTGCGAGTGATGTGGTCGTTAAAGCTACAAAATTGCAGAATCATCTTTAACGTTTACTATCTAGACTAAATGGGAAATCGACAATTTTTGCCAGCGACTTAGCACTTGGAAGAATGTGTAGGCAACAGCAGCCAATTATGACCGGGCTGGACAGAACTAAGGAAAAATAATCTGAAGTTTTATTCGAAAATAACCCCCGACAAGAAAGTGGGAAATAAAGACCTATTCTTTCTCATCTTTTCTCTATTCTCGATTCAATATTTATATCACCTCGTCGAAGTCAAaagaattgattgaaaatcatttacatgtaaagaaattttttaattttttttcaaaactggCCAATTCATAGAGGATGATCCTCCTCACTTTTGGACCTTCCCCGGAGCATGTCTGTGAAGTTTCCTCTCATTATACGCCTGAAGCGCGTGTCCTCCATCGGAGGCTGTGGGACCGGCTTCGGCGACTCTGCTTGCTCTACTGGTGCTACTGCTTCCACAGTTTCTTTCTTCCCAAGAAGTCCTCCCTCACCGAAAAAGCTAGTCATAGAGGAGGGAAGCCCGAGATGAGCACCCATCGCTTTGCTGATAGCCTCCAAAGTTCCACCCGATCTTTCCTTCAGTATAATTTCTAGAGCTTCCTTGTGAGCTGGATCAAGCGCATCCCAGTCTTTCAACAAGTTTTGTATGGCTGGAATGAGGAAATCCCGGACGCTAGCTGCAGAGAGATCTGCAGCAAACAAGATGCAGCAGATAAATCATGAGCCGATGCCAAACAAGCCAAGTATAATGAGCATACGAATGCATCATCCACTTATAAGTGAACGAACTTATAGCCGATAAACAAAACAATGGTTACTTCAGCAATTGATGCTGGTCCACTGAACATGTTTCTACTGATAAGCAATATGTAAACAGATAAAATAGGTTGGATGAACTTTCTGATATCCCATCTACCATCTTGCAACACACAATGAACAAATGAATGCCCAACAAACCatattttccagaaataaaTCGGTCAATGATCAAGCAGACTGCAAAATTGAGGCAAATAGATTAATGCAGTCCCAAAAGACTAGGAATAACGAGCGAGTGGTTGTCACATTAATACAGAATGTCCACTTCTTGGGGCAAAGTATGTGTTTGAACAACCatccaaaagaaatattaactCCTCCAATCTACACCACAGAGAAGATGGAGTGAATTTAGATACCCCTTGCATAGAAAGAGGCACTTCATTTGGATATTTATAAACCAGCATCTTCCGCACTATTGAGCTAGTGGCTCAAGGTAGTTCACAAACACAGATTAAAGATCCTATTCAGAGAGAGGAACGATCGCACTCTGAAAGAAGATAAAGCATTTACTTGAGATTGTTCTTCCAATTCTATAAGCACTAACCTGTAGTATCCAGAGCACGAATAGATTCACAAAAGGCATTGGCTCTTTCACGACGACGAAGCACATCACTGGCAGGAATTGGTATGTTGGTGAAGTGAAAATCTTGGATAAAAGATGTGTCTCTTGTTAAAGAATCAAAATATCAGATGCTGCAAGTTTCAAGTATAAGTCTAACTCCTAGCCAACAAACTTAAGACTGATAAAAGcaaaagaccaaaagaaaaacaagaaaagcacaGTAAATCTTATGAAAAGATTTGGAGGATATAATCCCTCAGCCGTTCTGTTGTATGAGGTACAGCTACCCCTAGTGCACGAACAACAGCAATTGTAGCTTCATGTGATCCATCTTCAAGAAAAGCATCCATTTGTACCCGTATCTTGTCGACAATCTGTTTGATATAATATGGTCAGtaaataaaagataattgtAATTTACAATTTTACATTCAACTTATTGGAGAAATTTTACcatgtcatttttaaaatgttgGGCCACAGCTCCAAAAGCATCTATGCTTGCATACTTCACATTTAAATTCTGATCAGATCCAAGAGTCACCAGAGCAGGAAGAACATGAGTTGATGCGACTTTCGCATCAATGTAAGGAACCTATGACATGATTGAGACATATAAGTTTCAGATAGATCACTCGTTGCATGAAGAAATCCAAAGTATACACAGGCTTACAATGACTTTCAACAAGTTGGCTGCACTGATCTTCATATTTACATTTGAGCTAACAACCATTTCCCACAATATACCAAAGATCATGGCATGATGCTCTTCGGATGTACTGCAAATTTAAGGAGGAAGAAACttcattagattaaaaataagaTATGGAGCGTACAAGCATGTGATGATTGAGAAAGACAGACCAAAGGAAGCGGACAGCATAGAAAATCTCAGTTTCTTGCTTTGTCTGACTCTCCATCCCTGTTTCTTGAACCAAGAGCCTCCTTAAGCACTCTGCCAACTGTTCTCTCTTGCTAGGAGCACCTAAAACACCAGCAAGGAGAAGTGGCAAGACACACATTGTGGCAATTCTCTCAGCAACGGCAGTTCTTGGTTTCAAACCTGTAACCGAGAAAAGAATTTCTGACTTTCAAATGCCAGAAGAAAGTGATAATTTAACATCACATGTTCATACATCACTAATTTAACAAATGCCACTATTCCACAAACCCCAGGCTTCTTCTAGTACCCTATCTAATTAGcaataatgacacaaatggtccctgaactttgatccaatgtgcaatgttgtccttgaactttaactcaatgtgcaatgtagtccctaaatttttaatttgttcgatgtGGTCCCTAGATTGTGCGTACTAAAaatccattaattcaagtttggggacaacattgaacattttcatacaatCTAGGTACTAAATAAAACATGTACTAAAAATCtaaggattacattgaacaaattaaaagttcaaggacgaTATTACACGTGCCAATTTCTAGGACcacattgaattaatttaaagtttagagatcacacacattgagccaaagtttagaaaccatttgtgtcatttaccCTCTTATTTACTGATAGGGGCACTTATGGAACTTCATTTGCATTTTATAAAAGCATATCCAGTTGAAGTAGTTCTCAGTGAGGTGAATAAGAGAATAATACGAGAATATTTTACTCCTTTGCACCTTTCTTTGGAGCAAGCAATATCTCTCAAGTTTGTGAgagcaaaagtgaaaatttatggTCATCAACAGTCTTAACAAGGTAAGAATAGGTTTCAAAAGCAAGGTACCATTGTTGAAATTTGACTAATTTGCAAAGGGAATCATACTAGCTTTATTAACGTTTCTCTCATCACCTTTGATTTTTGTACGGGCAGTAGGTGGGAAGTACTTCAAATCAGCATCGTCCCCGACTGCCACCATAAATATGGGCAACATTATGTGCGTCAGGTAGTAATCTCCAAAATGTTCTGATACTGATAATAGGAACTGGATTGTTATGGCAGAGTCAGTAAATATAGACAAAACAAATGCCTGacataaacaacaaaaataagaagctAGAGAATCAAAAGAAAACCAAGAGGAGAACTCCACCTTTGTGGTTCGATTTCTTAAATTGTCTTCTTTCTGAGGCAACAAGCACATCAGCTGTATTAGATCAGGAAAGCAGTCTGCATGCATCCATTCAAATGTAGGCCATTCTAATTTTCCCCTGAAGACAAGATTAAATTCAAACCAGGTATAGCAAGGAAAGGTCTTTACTAAGGTAAATTACGGTGCTGACAAGAAACAGAAAACTTACTCAGAATACATTTGTAATAAGGAGCTCGAAAATACAGTTCCTGTCGATTCTGAAGCAGAAGAAAATGGGCATGTCTCAATTGCTTTTTGATATACAAAGGAAGCATTTCTGAAAGCATCCTCAATAGAACATCAATATTCCACCGCTCACGTTCTCCTAAAACGTGAAGATGTGACTCCACAGAACCTTCAACTCCCGAAAGTGGTGGACAGCGCTGATGTACAGAGGAAGAAAATCATTGGAGAACCAAGTATGTAAATGCTAAAcacaaacaaaagaacagagagagtCAAACAACCCTACCTGCGCTGAGCTCAAGGTATGAGAGAGTAAAACTCTAAGGACATGGTCCAACTTCTTTCCCCAAGTCACAACTGCTGGAACTAGTTCCTTCAGAGTAGTTTCCACCACCACACCAGAGGGATCACAGACCAGTTGAAACATCAATTCCTCAACCTATCAAACAACAGAATGTTCAAACAAAAGAATCAGTATGCCTTGTCTTTCTATGCACTCCAGGGACAAGGCACTCTACAATTGGGGGACTCCCTCTCTTGACCACATGTCATCAACCTGTTCTAGAGCTTACATTGTAGCCAATTCTGGCAAGAAGTCAGATTTCGTCTCCATGATTGCCTCAAGGGATAGTGAGGCTGACCTTGAAATATTTGTCCGTGTTTGGAAAGAGTGGCAGCAGCAAAGTCAAGTTGTGCGCAGCAGCTTCACGAACAATGGTAGCAGAATCCTCCACCAATTGTTGAACAATTGACAAAATAAGAGAATCACGAATCTCAGGCCTCACAAAATCTCCAAGTTCACCACACGATTGAGCAACAAGCAGTCTACGCTCCTCATACATATGGTTTATCTGAAGACAAAAGGCCAAGGAGATCAGTATTCACGAAACTAGAAAAAGAGGACAGGACAAAGGAAGAACTGGACAGTCCTCAGCATATAGAATTCGATACTCACTTGTTCCCAACACTGAGGAAGCAATTCTGATTCCGTCCTCATCTCTCCTACATTCTTGGCAAGGGTAACACAAGCCTGAAAAAAAGAACCCAACAGATTAAGCACTATGATCAATCACAAAGTTTGGTACAATAAGCAAGTGGTGTTCTTAACAATCGACCTACATCCATTATGATTTGCCTCTGTTGTTCATCTGGAcgtttgattaaattaaataaggTATGTGTCAAGGAATCTCTTGTGCTGCTATCTGGATGCCGCTCAATTGCACACATGATCAGAGGAAGAAGCTCCTGAAATCAAACAAACCCCGTACGGTGTCAGGGCCAACCCCCTCATACGTAACATAACATGAGACATAATTTATAGTAATCAAAATGCCAACCTCTCGATGGTTGATCAGAACATAAGGGACTATCTTTGGTAGAGCATCT
The window above is part of the Eucalyptus grandis isolate ANBG69807.140 chromosome 6, ASM1654582v1, whole genome shotgun sequence genome. Proteins encoded here:
- the LOC104449671 gene encoding LOW QUALITY PROTEIN: RAB11-binding protein RELCH homolog (The sequence of the model RefSeq protein was modified relative to this genomic sequence to represent the inferred CDS: inserted 1 base in 1 codon), with amino-acid sequence MDVERSSLCNCVVNFLLEENYLLTAFELLHELLDDGRDAHAIRLREFFADPSHFPPDQISRFNALRVADPQSLLEEKQALEEKMAFCEYELRLVQEDITKLKTELQKKSEISANELSESTKGGHDIQREKRESSFSDLGPLKDNERCDLNCAVKEYLLMAGYRLTAMTFYEEVTDQNLDEWQETPAHVPDALRHYYYQYLSSTTEAAEEKIAMIRENESLRQANENLINAKEALLRNKDAAEGQVGVLTRTVEALQKDLKDRETQVQVLKQSLERQREELNECRAEITSLKMHIEGSLSGRNLAAADIDHVQSQIVERYKEEIELLQQELETLKAKDSVAPDFVDLVNFKEEFSEREEVVDIHEDRDVLPQLLNSQPGIGDVLVSHSPAVQAFVDDAPKPQEVLQDSAIKPSAENCTFSNGDGVAKQNGEVPNEDSGNLTNSGDLKGGAVAEEMGLETIQILADALPKIVPYVLINHREELLPLIMCAIERHPDSSTRDSLTHTLFNLIKRPDEQQRQIIMDACVTLAKNVGEMRTESELLPQCWEQINHMYEERRLLVAQSCGELGDFVRPEIRDSLILSIVQQLVEDSATIVREAAAHNLTLLLPLFPNTDKYFKVEELMFQLVCDPSGVVVETTLKELVPAVVTWGKKLDHVLRVLLSHTLSSAQRCPPLSGVEGSVESHLHVLGERERWNIDVLLRMLSEMLPXVYQKAIETCPFSSASESTGTVFSSSLLQMYSEGKLEWPTFEWMHADCFPDLIQLMCLLPQKEDNLRNRTTKFLLSVSEHFGDYYLTHIMLPIFMVAVGDDADLKYFPPTARTKIKGLKPRTAVAERIATMCVLPLLLAGVLGAPSKREQLAECLRRLLVQETGMESQTKQETEIFYAVRFLCTSEEHHAMIFGILWEMVVSSNVNMKISAANLLKVIVPYIDAKVASTHVLPALVTLGSDQNLNVKYASIDAFGAVAQHFKNDMIVDKIRVQMDAFLEDGSHEATIAVVRALGVAVPHTTERLRDYILQKDFHFTNIPIPASDVLRRRERANAFCESIRALDTTDLSAASVRDFLIPAIQNLLKDWDALDPAHKEALEIILKERSGGTLEAISKAMGAHLGLPSSMTSFFGEGGLLGKKETVEAVAPVEQAESPKPVPQPPMEDTRFRRIMRGNFTDMLRGRSKSEEDHPL